A genomic segment from Dietzia psychralcaliphila encodes:
- a CDS encoding AraC family transcriptional regulator — MRAVIDALGGDADDLALRCGLPDGALDSDEILVQDLAIGFLLETAAVELRCPDFGLRVALRQDLGLLGPVAAAIRHAPTTTRALEMTSKYLFFHARSLEITVVPDPEDDPNVLGVRFGYRDDAAALPPQAVDMVLLFLHRSMVTLLGGEYGLLSVELPNPLNTAPGRYRELFAAPARPLASAAMLRVPAMLLGREITGGGLMAHELALSYLEQHGPARDQTYAERTRALLLRSLDTGTSTLAGVAELLAVSPRTLQRHLNREGASFSAIRDEVRRDVAARLLATTEIPLYQIASALALDDVTTFSQYARRWWGITAREFRSDRKGSAGAGRPVIELS, encoded by the coding sequence GTGAGGGCGGTGATCGACGCGCTCGGAGGGGACGCCGACGACCTCGCACTGCGATGTGGACTGCCGGACGGTGCGCTCGACAGTGACGAGATCCTTGTGCAGGATCTCGCGATCGGATTTCTCCTCGAGACCGCGGCCGTCGAGTTGCGCTGTCCGGATTTCGGCCTGAGGGTGGCGCTGCGTCAGGACCTGGGACTGCTCGGCCCCGTGGCCGCGGCCATCAGGCACGCTCCGACCACCACCCGGGCGTTGGAGATGACCTCCAAGTATCTGTTCTTCCACGCCCGCTCGCTCGAGATCACGGTCGTCCCTGATCCGGAGGATGATCCCAATGTGCTGGGGGTGCGGTTCGGCTACCGCGACGACGCCGCCGCGCTGCCGCCCCAGGCGGTCGACATGGTCCTGCTCTTCCTCCACCGGTCCATGGTCACGCTCCTCGGGGGAGAGTACGGATTGCTGTCGGTCGAGCTCCCGAACCCCCTCAACACGGCACCCGGTCGCTACCGGGAGCTCTTCGCCGCTCCGGCGAGGCCCCTCGCATCGGCCGCGATGCTCCGGGTCCCCGCCATGCTCCTCGGCAGGGAGATCACGGGCGGTGGCCTGATGGCCCATGAGCTCGCCCTGAGCTATCTGGAACAGCACGGTCCCGCACGGGACCAGACCTACGCCGAGCGGACCAGGGCCCTCCTCCTGCGCTCTCTCGACACCGGGACCTCGACTCTCGCCGGGGTCGCCGAACTCCTCGCGGTGTCCCCGCGAACTCTGCAGCGACACCTGAACCGTGAGGGCGCCTCCTTCTCCGCGATCCGGGACGAGGTGCGCCGCGACGTGGCCGCCCGACTGCTGGCGACGACCGAGATTCCCCTCTATCAGATCGCCTCGGCCCTGGCGCTGGACGATGTGACGACGTTCAGTCAGTACGCCCGGCGCTGGTGGGGGATCACGGCCAGGGAGTTCAGGTCCGACCGGAAGGGCTCGGCGGGCGCGGGTCGACCGGTTATCGAGCTTTCCTGA
- a CDS encoding NAD(P)-dependent alcohol dehydrogenase codes for MDVAAVAATAPDAPLEKTTIRRRDTGPADVLIEIEYAGICHSDIHHVRGEWGQTAYPVAPGHEIVGIVQEVGSEVTRHAVGDRVGVGCLVGACHQCSSCEAGQEQECERGAVATYGSPLPEGDPEGPVTQGGYSTHIVVEEPMVVSVPAGLDPAAAAPLLCAGITMFSPLKQWKVGPGTSVAVIGMGGLGHVGVKLAVAMGAEVTVLSQTTSKRDDSLRYGAVEHYATAGDEGKATLRELRGAFDVILNTVSANLPLDRFLATLKPRGALVNIGIPTEPMSVRAGSVAAGRKILTGSMIGGIPETQEMLDFCAEHGITADIELISADKINEAYDRVVRSDVRYRFVIDAKTF; via the coding sequence ATGGACGTCGCCGCCGTCGCCGCCACCGCACCGGACGCGCCTCTGGAGAAGACCACGATCCGGCGTCGGGACACCGGACCAGCAGATGTGCTCATCGAGATCGAGTACGCCGGCATCTGCCATTCCGACATCCACCACGTGCGCGGCGAGTGGGGTCAGACCGCCTACCCCGTGGCGCCCGGGCACGAGATCGTCGGCATCGTCCAGGAGGTCGGTTCCGAGGTCACCCGGCACGCGGTCGGCGATCGCGTGGGCGTCGGGTGCCTGGTGGGGGCCTGCCACCAGTGCTCCTCGTGCGAGGCCGGCCAGGAGCAGGAGTGCGAGCGCGGTGCCGTCGCGACCTACGGGTCGCCGCTGCCCGAGGGAGACCCGGAGGGGCCGGTCACCCAGGGCGGATACTCCACCCACATCGTGGTCGAGGAGCCCATGGTCGTGTCCGTTCCGGCCGGGCTCGACCCGGCCGCGGCGGCGCCGCTGTTGTGCGCGGGGATCACCATGTTCTCGCCGCTGAAGCAGTGGAAGGTCGGCCCCGGCACTTCTGTCGCGGTGATCGGAATGGGAGGGCTCGGGCACGTCGGTGTGAAGCTCGCGGTGGCGATGGGCGCCGAGGTGACGGTCCTGTCGCAGACCACCTCCAAGCGGGACGATTCGCTGCGATACGGCGCCGTCGAGCACTACGCGACCGCCGGCGACGAGGGCAAGGCGACGCTGCGTGAACTCCGCGGCGCCTTCGACGTCATCCTCAACACGGTGTCCGCGAACCTCCCGCTGGACCGGTTCCTCGCCACGCTCAAGCCGCGTGGTGCGCTGGTCAACATCGGGATCCCGACCGAGCCGATGTCGGTGCGGGCCGGGTCCGTCGCCGCCGGACGCAAGATCCTGACCGGCTCCATGATCGGCGGGATCCCCGAGACCCAGGAGATGCTCGACTTCTGCGCCGAGCACGGGATCACAGCCGATATCGAGCTCATCTCGGCGGACAAGATCAACGAGGCCTACGACCGCGTCGTCCGTTCGGATGTGCGCTACCGGTTCGTGATCGACGCCAAGACGTTCTGA
- a CDS encoding SDR family NAD(P)-dependent oxidoreductase yields MSRHILITGAASGLGLALAREYLAAGDQVILTDVHAEAPPAVSGLSGHWSYLKLDVTDDDDWAAAVRVVDSLDILINNAGIAVGGRLDSTSMETWKRIVDINLLGVVRGCKAMVPKLGRGGRVVITASAAGLVHAPHMGAYNATKAAAVALAETLDAELRPRGISTSVICPLFFRSGLADSLSGDDPQADQAARTLLAKTPLTSEKVAARSIRGISARRLVITPDALSTLTWYSKRFSRIPYLAGTRLIGRVADRRS; encoded by the coding sequence ATGAGCCGCCACATCCTCATCACCGGCGCCGCGTCAGGCCTGGGCCTCGCCCTCGCCCGTGAGTACCTCGCGGCAGGTGACCAGGTCATCCTCACCGATGTGCACGCCGAGGCCCCGCCCGCCGTGAGTGGCCTGTCCGGCCACTGGAGCTACCTGAAGCTCGACGTGACCGACGACGACGACTGGGCCGCCGCTGTGCGGGTCGTCGACTCCCTCGACATCCTCATCAACAACGCGGGCATCGCGGTCGGCGGCCGGTTGGACTCCACCTCGATGGAGACCTGGAAGCGCATCGTGGACATCAACCTGCTCGGCGTGGTCCGCGGGTGCAAGGCGATGGTCCCGAAGCTCGGGCGCGGCGGTCGGGTGGTCATCACCGCCTCCGCCGCAGGTCTGGTGCACGCGCCGCACATGGGGGCCTACAACGCGACCAAGGCCGCGGCGGTCGCGCTGGCGGAAACCCTCGACGCGGAGCTGCGACCCCGTGGGATCTCCACGTCCGTCATCTGCCCACTGTTCTTCCGTTCCGGGCTCGCCGACTCCCTCTCCGGCGATGACCCGCAGGCCGATCAGGCGGCCCGGACGCTGCTCGCCAAGACACCGCTGACGTCGGAGAAGGTCGCCGCCCGGTCGATCCGCGGGATCTCCGCGCGACGACTCGTCATCACACCGGACGCACTGAGCACCCTGACGTGGTACTCCAAGCGGTTCAGCCGGATCCCCTATCTGGCCGGGACCCGGCTCATCGGACGGGTGGCCGACCGCCGGAGTTGA
- a CDS encoding LLM class flavin-dependent oxidoreductase, protein MVYVVTRFDFRAPGADAIERRDRYRAALEMARYAEESGQDAVNLSEHHGSDDGYLPSPLIAASAVAAVTHRIQIAVWALVAPLYDPVRLAEDIAVLDHVASGRVSFTFGLGYRPVEYAMHSRDWKGRGVRLERQLETMLAAWAGEPVGDDPVDGSPRAGVTPRPFSDPYPLIFLGGGGAAARRAGRLGMHYQPQLDDPALTELYRAECRANGHEPGLVVAPVPGPAAVFCARDPEEFWERYGAYLLADAEAYRAWQMGPGRSSFVHSDARSVEDLRAEGVYLVATPDELVQRVRARELGLIANHPLCGGMPIDAAWESLRLIGERVLPDVR, encoded by the coding sequence ATGGTCTACGTCGTCACCCGCTTCGACTTCCGGGCGCCCGGCGCGGATGCGATCGAGCGGCGGGACCGCTACCGGGCTGCCCTCGAGATGGCCAGGTACGCGGAGGAATCGGGCCAGGACGCCGTCAACCTCTCGGAGCACCACGGCTCGGACGACGGCTATCTCCCGTCGCCACTCATCGCGGCCTCGGCGGTCGCGGCGGTGACCCACCGCATCCAGATCGCGGTGTGGGCCCTGGTCGCGCCCCTGTACGACCCGGTCCGGCTGGCCGAGGACATCGCCGTCCTCGACCACGTGGCGTCCGGGCGGGTGAGCTTCACCTTCGGGCTCGGCTACCGGCCGGTCGAGTACGCGATGCACTCGCGGGACTGGAAGGGACGAGGGGTACGACTCGAGCGGCAGCTGGAGACCATGCTCGCGGCGTGGGCGGGGGAGCCGGTCGGTGACGACCCGGTCGACGGCTCGCCGCGAGCGGGCGTGACGCCGAGACCGTTCTCGGACCCCTACCCGCTGATCTTCCTCGGCGGCGGGGGTGCGGCCGCCCGACGTGCCGGCCGCCTGGGGATGCACTACCAACCGCAGCTCGACGACCCCGCGCTCACCGAGCTGTACCGGGCCGAGTGCCGGGCCAACGGGCACGAGCCCGGCCTCGTCGTGGCCCCGGTCCCCGGCCCCGCCGCTGTGTTCTGTGCGCGGGATCCCGAGGAGTTCTGGGAGCGGTACGGTGCGTACCTCCTCGCGGACGCGGAGGCCTACCGGGCCTGGCAGATGGGACCCGGCCGGAGTTCGTTCGTCCACTCCGACGCGCGCTCGGTGGAGGACCTGCGTGCCGAGGGGGTGTACCTGGTCGCCACCCCGGACGAGCTGGTCCAGCGGGTCCGGGCTCGTGAACTGGGCTTGATCGCCAACCACCCGCTGTGCGGGGGGATGCCGATCGACGCCGCGTGGGAGTCGCTCCGGCTGATCGGGGAGCGGGTGCTGCCGGACGTGCGGTGA
- a CDS encoding flavin-containing monooxygenase has product MTASADRRPPAGTPENPLDLLIVGAGISGIDLAHHVRNAFPRWSWEIHDAHDDLGGTWHTFRYPGIRSDSDMATFGFPFRPWPHGSTLGQGDEIKEYIRDTARDCGALDRLHLGSWISNADWRSEKGLWQVTSVRADTDSDTDTDPDTDSVATTGTARERTVWARRLHFGSGYYSHSEGFRPDFPGEEEFSGQIIHPQHWPDGTQYSGRKFVVIGSGATAVTLVPALEQLGADVTMLQRTPGYVAPLPEKDIISAVWKRVLPAQLAYRAARFSHGARDMGQYLIAQHLPWAFKQGLRTMQGRYISREQINEHFTPSYRPWDQRVCKAPNGDIFRAMQRGARVVTGHIDTFTERGIRLTSGAEIEADVIVTATGLELEAFGGGTLCVDGRELLPVDQTSYRGMMLAGVPNFSFTVGYVNASWTLRADMVSRYMVKLWRAGEKTGETIYAPIPPEQKGDRPLLDLDAGYVRRGAHRFPRQGTTRPWTYVQNYLVEIPELAFGDQRRDMAFGDQVATEAVR; this is encoded by the coding sequence ATGACAGCCTCTGCTGACCGCCGCCCTCCGGCCGGCACCCCCGAGAACCCGCTGGATCTCCTGATCGTCGGCGCCGGCATCTCGGGCATCGACCTGGCCCACCACGTCCGGAACGCGTTCCCCCGCTGGTCATGGGAGATCCATGACGCGCATGACGACCTGGGCGGGACCTGGCACACCTTCCGGTACCCGGGAATCCGCTCGGATTCGGACATGGCCACGTTCGGCTTCCCGTTCCGCCCCTGGCCGCACGGCTCGACCCTCGGACAGGGCGACGAGATCAAGGAGTACATCCGGGACACGGCGCGCGACTGCGGGGCGCTGGATCGCCTGCATCTGGGTTCGTGGATCAGTAACGCGGACTGGCGCAGTGAGAAGGGCCTGTGGCAGGTCACGAGCGTGCGGGCCGACACCGACTCCGACACCGACACCGACCCCGACACCGACTCCGTCGCCACGACCGGCACCGCCCGGGAACGCACCGTGTGGGCCCGCCGCCTGCACTTCGGCTCCGGGTACTACTCCCACTCGGAGGGCTTCCGACCCGACTTCCCGGGCGAGGAGGAGTTCTCCGGCCAGATCATCCATCCCCAGCACTGGCCCGACGGCACCCAGTACTCGGGGCGCAAGTTCGTGGTGATCGGGTCCGGAGCCACCGCAGTCACACTCGTTCCGGCACTGGAGCAACTCGGGGCCGACGTGACGATGCTCCAGCGAACTCCGGGCTATGTCGCCCCCCTGCCGGAGAAGGACATCATCAGCGCGGTGTGGAAGCGCGTCCTGCCGGCGCAGCTGGCATACCGGGCCGCCCGGTTCTCCCACGGCGCCCGCGACATGGGGCAATACCTCATCGCACAACACCTCCCCTGGGCCTTCAAGCAGGGGCTCCGGACCATGCAGGGTCGCTATATCTCCCGCGAGCAGATCAACGAGCACTTCACGCCGTCCTACCGCCCGTGGGACCAGCGGGTGTGCAAGGCCCCGAACGGGGACATCTTCCGGGCGATGCAGCGAGGCGCGCGTGTGGTGACGGGCCACATCGACACCTTCACCGAACGCGGCATCCGCCTGACCTCGGGCGCGGAGATCGAGGCCGACGTGATCGTCACGGCCACCGGCCTGGAACTCGAGGCGTTCGGCGGCGGGACCCTGTGCGTCGACGGCCGAGAACTCCTCCCCGTCGACCAGACCAGCTACCGCGGCATGATGCTCGCCGGGGTGCCCAACTTCAGCTTCACCGTCGGCTACGTCAACGCCTCGTGGACCCTGCGAGCGGACATGGTCTCCAGGTACATGGTCAAACTCTGGCGCGCCGGCGAGAAGACGGGCGAGACGATCTACGCGCCGATCCCACCCGAGCAGAAGGGCGATCGCCCGCTGCTGGACCTCGACGCGGGCTACGTTCGGCGCGGTGCCCATCGCTTCCCCCGCCAGGGCACCACCCGCCCGTGGACGTACGTTCAGAACTACCTCGTGGAGATCCCCGAACTGGCGTTCGGCGACCAACGCCGGGACATGGCGTTCGGCGACCAGGTCGCGACGGAGGCGGTCCGATGA
- a CDS encoding HD domain-containing protein encodes MSLTWTPTIDRALAVAARGHAGQTRKDDPTPYIAHPVAVAMIVSDFTDDQDVAVAALLHDVLEDVPPSVYSADDMTAEFGERVTEFVRGVSEDKTAGEETPPWRVRKEGYLAALAEDSEECLLISAADKIHNLRSMVAAHERLGDDMWGIFNAGPQEKLWFYSSIADAVTERLGDCAASRELRRAVDDVAALAP; translated from the coding sequence ATGTCCCTGACCTGGACTCCCACCATCGACCGCGCGCTCGCGGTCGCGGCCCGCGGCCACGCCGGCCAGACCCGCAAGGACGATCCGACGCCCTACATCGCGCACCCCGTGGCGGTGGCGATGATCGTGTCCGACTTCACCGACGATCAGGACGTGGCGGTCGCAGCCTTGCTGCACGACGTCCTCGAGGACGTCCCGCCGTCGGTCTACTCGGCCGACGACATGACCGCCGAGTTCGGCGAGCGGGTCACCGAGTTCGTCCGCGGCGTCTCGGAGGACAAGACCGCGGGAGAAGAGACGCCGCCGTGGCGGGTGCGCAAGGAGGGCTACCTCGCCGCGCTCGCGGAGGACTCGGAGGAGTGCCTCCTCATCTCGGCGGCGGACAAGATCCACAACCTTCGCTCGATGGTCGCCGCCCACGAACGACTGGGTGACGACATGTGGGGGATCTTCAACGCCGGGCCGCAGGAGAAGCTGTGGTTCTACAGCTCGATCGCGGATGCGGTCACCGAACGCCTGGGTGACTGCGCGGCGTCGCGCGAACTGCGCCGAGCGGTCGACGACGTCGCGGCCCTGGCGCCGTGA
- a CDS encoding DoxX family protein, translated as MGNDTAELVRYWSMPVALGAMGALHFVAPRPFDGLIPPELPGSARAWTYGSGVAEMAVAALLAVPRTRALGGAAAVALFVGVLPGNVQMVRAWRRKPVWPYQVIAWGRLPLQVPMILAAEGIRRGA; from the coding sequence ATGGGAAACGACACCGCGGAATTAGTCCGGTACTGGTCCATGCCCGTTGCGCTGGGGGCGATGGGCGCACTGCACTTCGTGGCGCCACGTCCCTTCGACGGGCTCATCCCCCCGGAGCTGCCCGGTAGCGCCCGGGCGTGGACCTACGGGTCCGGCGTGGCCGAGATGGCTGTGGCGGCGCTGTTGGCCGTGCCGCGGACCCGGGCCCTCGGCGGGGCCGCTGCCGTGGCGCTGTTCGTCGGGGTCCTGCCCGGGAACGTGCAGATGGTCCGGGCCTGGCGCAGGAAGCCGGTGTGGCCCTACCAGGTGATCGCGTGGGGCCGCCTGCCCTTACAGGTGCCGATGATCCTCGCCGCCGAGGGCATCCGCCGAGGCGCCTGA
- a CDS encoding AMP-binding protein — protein sequence MADTVREQLRRHADSDSPAIRYEDLTVTWREYIAAADRRAGALDAVLDDSRPRHVGTLLENTPEMLYALAAGALGGVVIAGINATRRGEGLARDIRRADCQILLTDSQLAPLLDGLDLGDVKVIDTDSDEWAATVAASEPPADPPVADAGDPFMLIFTSGTSGDPKAVQVGNFTVTMSGEALAPSFELTADDVLYLSMPLFHSNAIMSGFSPAIAVGATMVLARRFSATRFGDDIRKYGVTYMNYVGKPLAYILDTPARPDDAETTLRAAFGNEAAAKDIPAFAERFGCTVRDAYGSTELAIIIVRTENSPLESIGEPFPGVAVYDPATMTECPRAIFDDTGAVANLDECVGELVNTEGAGFFAGYYNNEQATSDRMRDGMYWSGDLAYRDADGNVYMAGRSGDWLRVDGENMAAGIIEEILLRHPAVSRVAVYGLPDPRGVGDQLAAAVVVRHDSELDPTGLEEFLASQSDLSTKAWPRWVRVSDALPTTATNKILKRDLIKDGVGGTGDGADTWWEREERGTAYSVLADSRAGTAV from the coding sequence ATGGCCGACACCGTTCGCGAACAACTCCGCCGTCACGCCGACTCCGACTCCCCGGCGATCCGCTACGAGGACCTGACCGTCACCTGGCGCGAGTACATCGCGGCCGCCGACCGGCGCGCCGGAGCCCTCGACGCGGTGCTCGACGACTCCCGGCCCCGGCACGTGGGCACGCTCCTGGAGAACACCCCGGAGATGCTCTACGCGCTCGCCGCCGGCGCTCTCGGCGGCGTCGTCATCGCCGGCATCAACGCGACCCGTCGCGGTGAGGGGCTGGCCCGCGACATCAGGCGTGCGGACTGCCAGATCCTGCTCACCGACTCCCAGCTCGCTCCCCTGCTCGACGGGCTGGACCTGGGCGACGTCAAGGTCATCGACACCGACTCGGACGAGTGGGCGGCCACGGTCGCCGCGTCGGAGCCTCCCGCCGACCCCCCGGTGGCCGATGCCGGAGACCCGTTCATGCTCATCTTCACCTCGGGGACCTCGGGGGACCCGAAAGCCGTGCAGGTCGGCAACTTCACGGTCACCATGTCGGGCGAGGCGCTCGCGCCGTCCTTCGAGCTCACCGCCGACGATGTGCTGTACCTGTCCATGCCGCTGTTCCACTCCAACGCCATCATGAGTGGCTTCTCGCCCGCGATCGCCGTGGGCGCCACCATGGTGCTCGCCCGCCGCTTCAGTGCGACCCGCTTCGGCGACGACATCCGCAAGTACGGGGTCACGTACATGAACTACGTGGGTAAACCGCTCGCGTACATACTCGACACCCCGGCTCGCCCCGACGACGCCGAGACCACACTCCGGGCGGCCTTCGGGAACGAGGCCGCGGCCAAGGACATCCCCGCGTTCGCCGAGCGTTTCGGCTGCACCGTGCGGGACGCCTACGGCTCCACGGAACTCGCGATCATCATCGTCCGGACCGAGAACTCGCCACTCGAGTCCATCGGCGAACCGTTCCCGGGGGTCGCGGTGTACGACCCGGCCACGATGACCGAGTGCCCCCGCGCGATATTCGACGACACCGGAGCGGTGGCCAACCTCGACGAGTGTGTGGGCGAGCTGGTCAACACCGAGGGTGCCGGCTTCTTCGCCGGTTACTACAACAACGAGCAAGCCACATCCGATCGCATGCGGGACGGGATGTACTGGTCCGGCGACCTGGCCTACCGCGACGCCGACGGCAACGTGTACATGGCCGGTCGCAGCGGGGACTGGCTGCGGGTCGACGGGGAGAACATGGCGGCCGGCATCATCGAGGAGATCCTCCTCCGGCATCCCGCGGTCTCCCGGGTGGCGGTCTACGGACTGCCCGACCCCCGCGGCGTCGGCGACCAACTCGCTGCGGCCGTGGTGGTCCGCCACGACAGCGAACTCGACCCCACCGGTCTCGAGGAGTTTCTGGCCTCCCAGTCGGATCTCTCGACGAAGGCGTGGCCGCGCTGGGTCCGGGTCTCCGATGCGCTCCCCACCACCGCGACCAACAAGATCCTCAAGAGGGATCTGATCAAGGACGGCGTGGGCGGCACCGGCGACGGTGCCGACACCTGGTGGGAGCGGGAGGAGCGCGGCACGGCCTATTCGGTCCTCGCCGACTCCCGTGCGGGTACCGCGGTCTGA
- a CDS encoding ice-binding family protein has translation MTMLGTVASAQTSVGLGTAQSYAILAGAAISNTGPSTINGDIGVSPGTAITGMDEATVNGATNAANAAALQAQSDLTIAYNEAASQPPTDTANYSQIGNLEDPLTSGVYNATSSMNLTGTVTLDGQGSSDGIFIFQAGTTLVTGSDSRVELINGANPCNVFWQVGSSATLGTGTSFVGTVMTTLDISANTGATVQGRLLAQTAGAVTLDTNTINITPCGEPTVPTTTPPTTTEPTDTTEPTTPTTTETTEPTTSVPPTAVPTTPPTAVPNGSSAIPLLPLLLPAILIGGSVAAAPVVGPMIGQSLGDLGFPLPALPEFPPLAGSAMPGPGPVQPVAPAPMAPGPESPNGRGGEPGAMGDVTGPVAADTGGTAVLMTGSMGDFELPLPSGVRLPPLPFIR, from the coding sequence ATGACCATGCTCGGTACGGTCGCCTCGGCTCAGACCTCGGTCGGGCTCGGAACCGCACAGTCATACGCGATCCTCGCGGGCGCGGCGATCTCCAACACCGGCCCCTCCACCATCAACGGAGACATCGGCGTGTCTCCGGGGACCGCCATCACCGGGATGGACGAGGCAACGGTCAACGGGGCGACGAACGCAGCCAACGCGGCCGCCCTCCAGGCGCAATCCGACCTGACCATCGCGTACAACGAGGCGGCGAGCCAGCCGCCCACCGACACGGCGAACTACTCCCAGATCGGAAACCTCGAGGATCCCCTGACGAGTGGTGTCTACAACGCGACTTCCTCCATGAATCTGACCGGGACCGTGACCCTGGACGGGCAAGGCAGTTCGGACGGAATCTTCATCTTCCAGGCGGGGACGACCCTGGTCACCGGTTCGGACAGCAGGGTCGAATTGATCAACGGAGCCAACCCGTGCAACGTGTTCTGGCAGGTGGGTAGCTCCGCGACCCTGGGTACGGGCACCAGCTTCGTCGGCACCGTCATGACAACTTTGGATATTTCTGCCAACACCGGGGCCACAGTGCAGGGCCGCCTACTCGCCCAGACTGCGGGAGCGGTCACGTTGGACACCAACACGATCAATATCACGCCCTGCGGTGAACCCACGGTCCCGACGACGACGCCGCCGACCACAACAGAGCCGACGGACACCACCGAGCCCACCACTCCGACCACCACGGAGACGACCGAGCCGACGACCTCGGTGCCTCCGACCGCCGTGCCGACGACTCCCCCGACGGCCGTCCCCAACGGTTCATCCGCCATTCCCCTCCTCCCGCTCCTGCTCCCGGCCATCCTGATCGGAGGCTCGGTCGCCGCCGCGCCGGTCGTGGGGCCGATGATCGGACAGTCCCTCGGAGACCTGGGCTTCCCGTTGCCCGCCCTCCCGGAGTTCCCGCCGTTGGCGGGGTCGGCCATGCCGGGGCCGGGTCCGGTGCAACCCGTCGCCCCCGCGCCGATGGCTCCGGGCCCCGAGTCGCCCAACGGCCGCGGCGGAGAGCCCGGTGCCATGGGCGATGTCACCGGTCCGGTGGCCGCCGACACCGGCGGGACCGCCGTCCTCATGACCGGTTCGATGGGCGACTTCGAGCTGCCACTGCCCTCCGGCGTCAGGCTGCCTCCGTTGCCGTTCATCCGCTGA
- the add gene encoding adenosine deaminase yields the protein MSLPAPAGPSPSYERYAALPKAHLHVHLEAAMREDTMRQWCGEDGVEVPPLVEFPDFTRFLDAYGLLIALLRTPERVARLLDEVVADAAAQGVVAIEFASIPDKSAAFDTAEDALEFILPTAAAAGRRHGVWTGAIVSIDRGAGPAHALEAARLAARFAGRGVVAVGLVADERGNPVAGAADAFSIAREAGLGVVPHAGELAGPEEVRSALDLGADRIQHGVRAAEDPRVVEMLASSGVCLDVCPSSNVVLGVYPSLGDHPLPALLDDGVRCSIGADDPLLFGVDVVDEYVLAHERMGISEARLAGCARASIDSSFAPAALKRDALAGVDDWERTATLPA from the coding sequence GTGAGCCTCCCGGCACCGGCCGGGCCCTCCCCCTCGTACGAGCGCTACGCCGCCCTACCCAAGGCGCACCTGCACGTGCACCTCGAGGCCGCGATGCGCGAGGACACGATGCGTCAGTGGTGTGGCGAGGACGGCGTGGAGGTCCCGCCGCTCGTGGAGTTCCCCGACTTCACCCGCTTCCTCGACGCCTACGGCCTGCTCATCGCGCTACTGCGCACCCCGGAGCGGGTCGCGCGGTTGCTCGACGAGGTGGTGGCCGACGCCGCCGCGCAGGGCGTCGTGGCGATCGAGTTCGCCTCCATCCCGGACAAGTCAGCCGCCTTCGACACGGCCGAGGACGCCCTGGAGTTCATCCTCCCGACCGCCGCGGCGGCCGGCCGGCGCCACGGGGTGTGGACGGGCGCCATCGTGAGTATCGACCGCGGAGCCGGGCCCGCCCACGCACTCGAGGCCGCCCGGCTGGCCGCGCGGTTCGCCGGCCGTGGGGTCGTGGCCGTGGGTCTCGTGGCCGATGAGCGCGGCAATCCCGTGGCCGGTGCGGCCGACGCCTTCTCCATCGCCCGCGAGGCCGGTCTCGGGGTGGTGCCGCACGCCGGAGAGCTGGCCGGACCCGAGGAGGTGCGGTCCGCTCTGGACCTGGGCGCCGACCGCATCCAGCACGGGGTCCGCGCCGCCGAGGACCCCCGGGTGGTGGAGATGCTCGCCTCGAGCGGGGTGTGCCTGGACGTGTGTCCGAGTTCCAATGTGGTCCTCGGCGTGTATCCCTCGCTCGGGGATCACCCGCTCCCCGCGCTGCTGGACGACGGGGTCCGCTGCTCGATCGGTGCGGACGACCCGTTGCTGTTCGGCGTCGACGTGGTGGACGAGTACGTGCTGGCACACGAGCGCATGGGGATCTCGGAGGCGCGACTCGCCGGGTGCGCCCGGGCGTCGATCGACTCCTCCTTCGCACCCGCCGCTCTCAAGCGCGATGCTCTGGCAGGGGTCGATGACTGGGAACGGACGGCCACCCTCCCCGCGTGA